The Halobacterium sp. R2-5 DNA segment GCCTCTGCGCCCGCCTGTCCAATCTCGGATCCGGTGTCAAGCCACTGAATACTCTGACTCGGGCCGAGCCGCCGGTCTGCGCGGTCCCGCCACCGCGGTTCGCTCCGCTCTAGGAGCCCCTCGGATAGTACGACACCGCAGTCGCCGCAGTACACACTGCCACTGTCGGTGACGGGCTTGGCCGCTCCACACTCCGAACATTCCTGGGACCGTTGGCGCGTCGACGTGCGTTCGTTCGACCCGCAGAATGCCGGGGCGCTATCCGTAACGGATGTCGTCGGTGTTTGCGACTCGGTACCGACACCGGTGGTTTCGCTGCGATTCTGCGGGCGGGTTCGAAGCGGGTCAGTGGTCGGTGCCAACAAGCCGGAGCTGCCGTCGCAGCAGCGCGTCGTGGTCGTACTATTTAGTTGGGAGCGTTATGTAACTTTCTCTGGTCGGTTCGAGAGCGGAGGAAGGAGGGCTATGTCAGAGGCACGGTGAACCCCCCCACCCCCATTCACCCGAGGTCAGCGCTTGCACTTAAACTGAAAGAACGGATCACACACGGTCAGTGTCGTTGCTCGTCTGGACGAGCGCGAAGCCGTCTCGATCATGCGACGTTGTCACCGCCTTTTCGAGCGCTAGCAGGTGTGCGTCGACTTCGTCGACGGTGTCGGCGGGCAGCGACGAGACGTACGACCCGAACCGGAACAGCGCCTGCTCGTACTTCCGACCGTTGACGGAGTCCGGGAGTGTCTTCTGGAAGAACTCGCTGAACTCCCCGAACCGATCGGCCGACGCTGTAGCACTCGCGGGTAGCGACTCGTCGCCAGTCCGATCGCCCGAGAGGTACGCGAATGCAACCCAGCAGCGAGCATCGAAGATGGGGAATCGTGGAGAGTACGCGTGCGGACCGCTATCCGCGAGGTGCAGGAGGAAGGCGGGGGTAACCACCGTCCGATTGGCCAGTGCGCCGCGATCTACGAGCCGGTCACTTAGGGTGGCGACGGCGTCGCTGGGGTCGCGTTCGGTCAGCGCCGCCAGCTCGTCGTTGGACACGACGGTTGTCACTGCCTCGACGTCGACCCCGCGGCTGAGGTCCTTCCAGTCCCAGAGGGCGCGAGCGCGCTCGAGTGGTGCTGAGTGCGACTGCATCGCCGCCTCGTAGGTCGATTCGTCGTCCTCTCGGGCCGAGTACTGCAGCGACCAGTACTCGACGTTGATCGGCACGGAACGAGCCATTAGTGTAACCCTCGATACACAGCCCCGAAAACCGCTGCGTTCCGATCGTCCGACCTGCGCTTCGATTTATATGCCGAGACAGACCTGTGGATAGCGAACGACCAGATGGATACCCGACATCCACCGATCGAGTCACCGGAACGTGACCACGTGGTCGACTGCGCTCCCCACGGTGTCGAAACTGGCCGTCGTGGGTACCAGCGACAGTCGGCTCGTCCAAAGAGATTTACCGGTAAGCGACCTCTCCACAATCACTGATAGCCGCGTCCAGTAGACCGATGGTCAAACTCACAGACACCGAAGCTGCGCTCGTCGACCAGCTGCTCGACGCCGTCGAAACGGTACTCGTCGAGCTCCCCGACGTCGACCCGTCGTACGCGAACAAGACCAAGCTGCAGAAGCTGCTGTACCTCGCGATCGACGAGTTCGAAATTCCGGTCACGTACAGCTGGTATCTCGCCGGCGCCGTCGTCCCCGACCGCGACATCGGGCCGGACGCCGTGACGGGCGGACCATCCGGCCCAACCGGGCCAGACGCGCTTTCCCATGCAGCGGCCCAGCCGTCGACGACGAACGAGGTGGACGACGCAAGCCCTGAGGGACCCAGCGTTGATCCAATTCTGTTCACTGGGGACGCTGACGGCGGAGCCGACGATGCACCGGCGGACGTCACGACGTACGTGACTCGCGAGGAGTTGCACTCGTTTTACCGGCGAGAGGTTCCGGACGTGTGGCACCAGGAGACGATGCGGTTCCTCCAGAACTTCTACCAAGAGATGGCACCCGAAGCGTACCGACTACTGTACATCGAGAGCACGCACCTGCGCGCGAACCTCTCGGAGTTGGCCGACGCCGTGGCCTGCCACGTCCGCGGCGACGAGCCGGCGCGGTCGATCACAGCGATACGCGAGTCGATCGAGCTGTCCATCTCGGACCTGCACTACCACCTCCGGCGGGACGACCGGCTCGCCCAGACGTTCGACGTGGTCGTCGACGGAACGGACCTCGTCGAAGACGTGCTCGTAATGGTCGACCAGCGGCCGCGGGACGAACTGACCGAAGGTCACGTCTCGTTGCTCGATGACCTCCAGGACTTCTTCTACTTCTACGTCTGGAAGTACCCCTGTTTGCTCGTCTCGCAGGAAACGGCTACCGGGCCGCGTGCGGACGCCCTCCGCTCGGAGCGGGCTCGCGAATTCGAATCCTTCGAGGAACGGGTCAGGGATAGACAGCGCGATCTGGCGGCGGAGTTCGATTCGGCCGGCCTGCTCCCCGGCCCGGACGACTACGAGCCGGTGACCGATCCGGAGTTGTCCCAGAGACTAAGTGATTTATCCTCACAGTATCTCGAGTGAGGACGTATGGGTTCTGAGGACGCCGCCGAGTCCGAGGGTGGAAACTCGAGTCCGTCGACCGTCTTCGTCGATACGAGCGTCCTCCTGAACTACGTGCAGCAAGACGTCGAACGCGATAGAGCGTCCGCGATCATGGACGTTGACGAGGTCGGCATCGTGGTCGGTGTCACCGTCGCGGAAGAACTCGAGGCGGTCCGCGACCGGCGCGCGGATATCTACGAGGACTTTGTCGACTTCCTCCTCGAAGAGGACGGTGAAGTTGGCGGCTACACGCCCGTCTCTCGACGACCGTACTTCCAGGCGAACGACGAACAACACGTTCGAAACATCCAGATGCGGTTGTCGAAGATCGACGATCGGGCGGCGGTTCAGCGGGAACTGCGTCGGGTCACTCGCGCGGCGAAACGCCGTCTCGAATACCTCACAGAGGAAGTCCTGCCCGACGTGACGTTCGACCAACAGCCCGGGCTCACGGTGATGTTCGCACTCGGGGAAATAGTCGGCAACGACAACGACCGCCGCGTCGTCGGTGACGCTGCCCTCTGGTCAGCGGAGGGCGAGGATAGTTCCGGTGTGTTCGTCACGATGGACAAAGCTGACCTCGTGGACGCGGCCGAAGAAATCAACGCCGCGCTCAGGGACGCGAAAGACGAACGGTGGGAATTGAAGGTTGTGTTCCCGTCACAGCTCTCCATCACGGGCGGCACTGACTGACAGTTTGGAGATGAGGTGTCCCCACTCGGAGCCGGCTAGTCTGCCGATTCGACCTCTAGCCCCAAATTCTCCCGAACGTAGGCTCGTGCCGATTCGTGGTCGTTTTCCAGGATTTCGCAGAGCTCGCGGTTGAGCGTCAGCCCACCGTGCGTGATGTTTGCCGACCCCATGTACACGAACTCGTCGCAGACCACTGCCTTCGCGTGCAGGTCGTCAACTTCGTGAAGCGCCACGTGGTCGGGGAGGCGGTTTTTGACGTACTCGTTGTGCTGCTCGCCGGTTCGGACGAACAGCTCGACGTCTTTCTCCGGCAATTTCTCGAGCGCCTCGAGCAGTCGGACGTCCCGTTCCGAGAATCGGTCGTTGACAGGGAAGTTGAGAGTGACGTCACTCAGCCACGGCGACACGATGACCGTCCGGTCGCTGTGGAGGAGCGCGAACCCCACGAAGTACGAGAGGCTCTCAGAAGTCAAGGAAAACGCTCGTGTCATTGAATTCACCTGCTGGGATGAGCTGTCTGTCGAACATTTCGTCGCTCGTCTCGTCGGACGGAACGGTGTGGACGACCTCCTCCCGGAGCGCCTCCAAGTGGACGTAGCTCAGCGAGTCACTTTGCTCGTTTGTCGCGATGCACTCGCTGAGGTGGAGATTCTCGACGCATCCGTCGATGTCCGGCGAGAAGAACACAGTCTCGGCGCGGTCGGCGTCGGAGATATCGACGTCGAGTCCGGCGACTGCGTCCGTCGGGAACTCCTCGGCGCCAGCGACCTGCTCACTGGCGATCGCGCGCTTCACCCTGTACGCCTCCTCGAGTTCCACACCCTCGTCGGCTGCGAACTGGTAGGCCTTGTCGACGCTCGAGAAGACTTCCTGCACCACGCTGTCGACGACCGACTCGTACGGAATGTCGAGCACGTCACTGACGAGCGCCTCGATCGCGTCCTCGTCTTCGGGCGAGTCCGGGAGCCGGTCCACGAACGCGTGGTCGGCCCAGAGCCGCTCGTTGATAACCTGAGGGTTGTACGCGGTCCGATTGACTGCTTCCAGTACCGTTGCCGGGTCACTCTCGAGTTCGTCGTACACGAGATCGACGATTCCCTGTCCCCCTTCCGTTCGTTCGAAGACGTAGACCTCACTCTGTTCCCGGTCGAACCCGTAGAACAGCATCGTCGTGTTGACCGCGCTGACGTCTGAGACGAGCTGCAGGAAGAAGTGCGCCGCCGTGTGGTAGGCGACGTACTCGTAGTCGAACTCCTCGAAGTCGTTGTACCGTTCGGCGATCTCTCGGACCTCCTCACTGTTCACTCGTTCGAGGAACGAATCCATGTCGAAAATGAGGCCACGCGTGTCCAGCTGGAAGCCGATAGTTTCCTCGGGCGTGTCGATATCAACCTCGAAGGGATCGCCAGCCCCGAAGCTCACCTCTGCCCCCCACGACTGGGCAGGCCGAATGTTGAGGGTCACGCCCTCGAGGGCGACTTCGGACGTGATGTCCGCCAGTGAAATTGTGCCCGTCGTATCGATCTGCGTCTCGTCTCTGATCCGGGTACTCACGTGCGCATCAGAGTGAATCTTGCCCAGCTTACTCTTTCCGTGTCGCAAACAGTTATCCAGGTCAGAGAGGATCTGGTAGCAGTCGGGACAGTACCGGACGATATTCAGCGCTGCCTCGCCACTCAGGTCAGTCATCGAGTCCAGTTCGATCGAGTCCGGGACGAGGATACCGTCGCGGACTTCCCCGCTCACGTTCCGGGAGAAGTCGAACTGGACCCCATCCTCAGTCACCTCAGTGTGGGGGAGAAACGCCTGCATTTCGTTCGTCTCGGACTGATATTCCGAGCGGTACGGCGCGTACGTGGACACGAGCTTGTCGATGGACTCGTCGGAGCTACTGGTCGAGTCAGGTTGGAAGACGCTAAAGAAGCGTCCAGAGTCACCGTAGTAGTTCGGCGGGACGTACCACACTTCGCCAAGTGACCGGTCGTCGACCTGTAGAAACCGGTCGAGGTAGTACCCACCACGCAGCAGGTGCCGGACAGCGTACAAACTGAGGTACGGACGACCGAAGCTCACGTATTCCTCCAGTTCGTCGAGTACTTCCTGCAGGTAGTACACCTGCTTCTGGGTCCGGTAGAAGTCCTTGATGCGGTCGTCGTCACTGAGCGCACTCAGTTGGGTCACTGCCTCCTGCACCTCGTTCAGCCGATCCGTGCGGACCGACGGAATCGGTTCGTCAGAGGCTCGATTGACCTGACTCTGGAGCTTGATTAGATCGCCACTCAGCCCGAAAAGGTCACCCAACAGTCCCTCGAAATGCTGGACTTTCGTCTGGGTGTCACCGTCCGGAATCCGTGACGCCCGTTCGCGTAACCGCTCGAGCTCCGATTCCAGTTCGGCAACATCAGCCTCGTACCCAGAAGCGCCCAGTGCGTGGAGCTCGTTCTCGTACCCAGACACTTGGCCGAACAGCGAGTTCACCAGCTTCAGTACCTGGTCTTGGACGCGGTGTACGTAGTTGTCGACGGCGTCCTCGCCCCTGACCACGTCACCGTCGTCCAGCCCGAAGAACGACTCGATGTCCTCGAACTCGCTTTGCCTCTCGTCGAGGTACGTCTCCAGTGCTGCATACGCCTCCTCGACGAGCGCTTCGGAGAGCAGTGGTTCGGGCGCGACATCGACGCCTAGCTCCTCGTCGAAGAATTCCGATGGCGATAGCAAGAGCCGGCGGTAGGCGTCGAAGCCCAAGCGGTCGTCGAGGTACTCCTCAACGAACACCTCATGTGGGTCTTCCAACCGGAAGTTGCGCTGTTCGACGTCGCTGGCTACCTCGTAGTACTCGCGGAACCGTCCGTGAATCCACTCCACCACGTCGTTGTCCGTTTTCAACGGCGTACGGATGTCCGAGTCCAAGAACCGGTCGGCTCGGTAGAACATGTTCGCGTCCCCGGTGAGTCCTGACAGCATCACCGCGATATGAGCGTCCATGCCCTCCTCGCGTGCAGCGCGGCCGGCGCGCTGCTTGAACGACGACAGGTCCCAGGGCGTCCGGTACTGGGTGATCGTCTTAATCTCCCCCACGTCGATCCCGACTTCTAAGAACGACGTCGACAGCAGGACGTCGCTGTTTCCGACGTCAGCGGAGTCGAACCCGCGGTCGGAGTACACCGGCAGAAAGCTCAGATGTTGGTCGAGGAAGTTGTGGTTCATCTCCCGCGCAACTTCGGTCCAGTCCTCGACATCGTCGCCGCCAAGGTGGTACCGCCACAGCTCGCGGTTGTGGTCGGCGTCGACTAGCTGCGTGTACTTCTGATTGACCTGTGAGATGCTATCGATAAACGCGAGCATCTTCCCGCGTTCACCATTCGCATCCTCGAGAAGGCTGTGCCCCAGCAGGAGGTGTTGCTGGATGGACATCGAGGACGCCCCCGGCCCGTCCTGTGACGCGAGCATGAAGTAGTAGTGCTCGTGGTCGTCGTGGTCGTCGTCGAAGTCGGACTCCGGCGGCTCCACCGTCCGGATGTGGTTGCTGGAGACGCCGAACAGCTGCTTCCCGAACCGCGCCGCGTCGTCGATGGTCGCACTAGATCCCAGCCAGAGAACCGGCTGTTCGGTGATGTCGTTGATGTTCTGGATGATTTTCGCGGCATGTGCACCCCGCAGCTGCGTGTTCAGGTGCACCTCGTCGAGCACGATGGTGTCGATGTTGTCGATTAGGGGGTAGTTCGGCTTGAGCGCGAACCCCTCGAGGGACTCCAGCGTCGTCAGCAGAATGTCCGGCTGGTTGTGGAACACCATGTCCTTCCGGGAGAGGACCAGCTCCTGGTCCGTGAACGAGTGTTCCGGGTGCTGCTCGCACTGCAGCGTGTACGACCGAGAGGTGCCGTGATACTCGAAGGCGTTCGGCGACCCCTCTTTGCCACACCAGCAGTTTGCCAGCCTAAACCGGGGGCGCCCGCCACCGGCATCGAAAAACGTCGAGTTCGTCTCCACGTCGCTCATCTCGTAGGGCATCCGACCGACGTACACGCCGACCGACAGCTGGTCTCCGGTCTGAGACTTTATTTCGTGGACGTGCTCGAGCACGCGTCCGAGCTGGTCCTGAAGGAGTGCGCGGCTCGGGTACACGATCGCTGTCGACTCCTGGCGCCCCTCGCGGAGGAGCTGGTATAGCGGCCCGAGGAATGCCTCTGTCTTCCCGAAACCCGTCGGCGCAGAGAACACCGCCGCCCTGTTCTCCCCGGTCTCACGGCGCTCACGGTGGAGCTCCTCGACGGTCTGCCAGCTCTCGACCTGGAAGTCCAACGGGTCGAACCCGAAGAAATCGATAATCTCCTGAACGAATTCGTCGGAGCCGTCGTATGGACTCGTCTGCCGGCGCTGTTGTTTCTCGCTCCGGTACTTCACCGCCTCCGTGACGAACGGCGGGTCGTCTTGGTCCGCGTCGAAAATGCGTCTGTTGTTGAGAATTCCATCGATGAGCGGTCGAACGTCCCGATTGATGCGAGCGGCGTTGGTGTGCCGGTCAATAAATTGCATAGGGGGTGAGACAGTGCGTGTTCCTCCGATTCGGCTCCCAGTTCTTCAACGTTGCTCACACGAAGCCGAGACGCGATACCCCCGAACATCGGGCGCCGCGCGTCGCGTTACGACAGTGTGAGCTCGATGTACTCACCGATGTCCGACTCGGCGAGCTGGCGTCGCTGCGTCTCGCTCAGGTCGGCATACGACAGCCGTTCGTCCTCGATCATCCGGTAGATCAGATTCCGTATCTCCTCGGGGTAGACGCCGAACATCTCGTCTTTGAGATCGTCGAACGCCGTTCTCATCTCCTCGCCGTACTCGCGTGCGTTCGCCTCCAGTTCGTCGAGTGACGCGTCTCCGCTCAGGTAGACGTGTTCCTTCCACCGCCAGTCGTCGAGCAGGCCCTCCAGGGCTTCGAGACGTACCTCGCTGACGCGGTCGACCCGGTCGTTCAGCCGCCGCATCGCGGCGACCGTCGAGTTGTGCTTCAGTCGGAGCTCCTGAATGCGGTTCTCGACGGTCGTCGCCGCCGACTCGACGTCCGTTTCGAGGTCGTCGATTTCGGCCTCGACGGTCCCGTAGTCGCCGCGGTCGAGGTGCGTCATGACAGTCTCGACGCGCTCTCTGGCCTCGGCGTCGATCTGCACAGACTCCTCGAAGAACGCCTTCGCGAGGACTCGCTGGAGAATCGTCTCCTCCATCGTCTCCGCGATGTCGTCCAGCTCGTCGGAAAGGTGGCGACGGCGGTACTCTTCCTGGACTGCTTCGAGACGCGTCTGCAGCGGCTGCGAGTTACTCGACATAGTGATCACCCACGCGTTTGAACTCGGTCGCGAACCCAGACACCGTCCCGCCGCCCACGATCGTGATGTCATCATAGCGCTGGTAGACATCGGATGCGACGAGCTTCATGCTGACGAGTACGGCGTGCAGCCGGTCCTGATCGGACCCGTGGCGAAGCGAGGACGCGAGCTCCGCGGCCGCGACCGCATCGTCGATGTCCGTCTGGTCGAGCGCGACGAACTTGCTCAGCGACTCGATCATCTCGGCGTCCGCGCTGTCGTAGGTGCGAAGCGTCGTGACGATGTCTTCGATCTCCGTGAGTGAGACGGCGTCGAGTTCATCGGTGAACACGCTCACAGTGTCGGCGCGGTACTCGCTTTCAACTTCCTCGAGCGCCGCCTGTGCGTCGTACGCTCCGTCCGCGATGTCCCGAATCTTGCTGTCCGTGTCAAACCGGACGCGCGGCGAGATCCGCTGGATCTGTCCGCGTCCGAGCCCGGCAAGCACCTCGTACGGCGGATTCTCGGCGATCCGGTCGCGGACCGCCGCAAGATCAAGTGTGTTCGCGTTGGCGCCGTAGAACCCCTCAACCAGGTCCTCGAACCACTGGCCGTTGTCGACGAATGCTCTGAGGTCTTCGAACTCGTCCGGCGGTAGCTCTGCCTGGAGTTCGGCGCGGAGGTCCGAGTCCATCGTGTACGATGTCCCGTCAGAGAACCGCTCACTGAGCGTCTCCGCGGACAGCCCCTCGAACGGTGAGTCCAGCAGGGCGACCAGCGCGTAGCCGGCCAGCGCGAAGTCCTCGAACTCGTAATCCGCGGACTTCTTGAAGAACCGCGTCTCCGACCGGAGATTCGCCTCGATGACCTTTGTGCGCCAGCGGCGAGCGTACCCCGTCAAGTGGGTCCCCATCTCGCGCAGGAGCTCCGCGTAGTCCGCGCCCGACTTGTCCTCCTCGCGGTAGACACCGAACTCGAGGAGCTTTTTCAGGTCCGAGATGCGGAACGCCTCGGGATCGACTACGATCTGGTCCTCGTCGGGCGCCCGCGCCATCGACCGGAACACGAACGGGTCCTTCTGGCTGCTCAGGTTGTAGCGCAAGGTCGTCCCGTCGAACAGCTGGTAGTCGTTCGTCAGCCGTTCGATGGCGTCACGAAGCCCGACGCGCAAGTACCGGCTTATCTCCGGGAAGTCGCCCGGGTTCTGCTGCCACGGCTGGACGTTCGGGCGGTGTTCTTCGATCAGCCGTTGCGCCTTGGACTTCCGCTCCACCGTCGTTCCCGACGTTCCGATATCGTTGCCGGTGCCACCACCGGTCGTGCCTCCGTTGGTTGGCGGTACATCCACGTCGTTATCCGTCGGAACGAGGACGCTGCCGCCGGACTCCTCGACTCCATCCAGGGCGGCGACCGTATCCTGGAGTCCAAATACGTCCACGAACCGGCAGTCGACTTCGATTCCGTCCTCGGTCGGAACGCCGTACCAGCGTGCGAGGTTCGCGACCGAATCCGCCTGCTCGTAGATCTCGGTGGCGGGGTCGACACTGTTCGTCAGCGTGGACAGCCGCTCGGCGTCGGATGGCGCGTCCACGTACCCGTCGTAGTAGTCGCGGAGCACGTCGAAGACGGCCATCACGTACTCGCGGGGCGACTGTTCATCCTCGCGAAGGCCGCGGTAGACGCGCTCGAGGAACGGCTCGTTGAACGGGAACAGGTCGCGGAAGGGCTCGTCGCAGAACCCGCAGTCCGCGCAGGTCGAATCTGCGGGCGCAGGCTCCAGTTCGATCTCCAGGCCCTCTCCGCTGCGGTCGTACCGGACGCTGCCGTCGAACGACTTGAAGTATCCGAGGTACGGGCGGATGAAGTCGACCGCGGAGTCCTCGTCGAGGAACAGCACGCTGTTCGAGTTCTGCCGGTTCGTCCGGTAGAACTCGAAGCGGTCCTCGGCGGTCTGCGTGTGCAGGACCTGCGTGGAGTCGCGTGTGCCCGCAACGACGAAGTCCCAGTTGTCGCTGCTCTTGTCCCGCTCCATGTAGTTGCGGAGCCGCTGCCCTTCCATGGCTGTAATCGCGAAGTCCTCGAAGACGATTACAGGCCGCGTGTCGGTGAACCGGTCGCCGACCCGCTCGAGGACGTCGTCGAGGGAAGCCGTCTGGTAACGGTCCCGGATTTCCCGCCACAGCTCCTCGTTGAACGCTGTTACCGCCTCCGACTCGTCGACACTGTCCGCGACGATCTGGAGGAAGTCG contains these protein-coding regions:
- a CDS encoding phospholipase D-like domain-containing protein, translating into MGFALLHSDRTVIVSPWLSDVTLNFPVNDRFSERDVRLLEALEKLPEKDVELFVRTGEQHNEYVKNRLPDHVALHEVDDLHAKAVVCDEFVYMGSANITHGGLTLNRELCEILENDHESARAYVRENLGLEVESAD
- a CDS encoding DEAD/DEAH box helicase; the encoded protein is MQFIDRHTNAARINRDVRPLIDGILNNRRIFDADQDDPPFVTEAVKYRSEKQQRRQTSPYDGSDEFVQEIIDFFGFDPLDFQVESWQTVEELHRERRETGENRAAVFSAPTGFGKTEAFLGPLYQLLREGRQESTAIVYPSRALLQDQLGRVLEHVHEIKSQTGDQLSVGVYVGRMPYEMSDVETNSTFFDAGGGRPRFRLANCWCGKEGSPNAFEYHGTSRSYTLQCEQHPEHSFTDQELVLSRKDMVFHNQPDILLTTLESLEGFALKPNYPLIDNIDTIVLDEVHLNTQLRGAHAAKIIQNINDITEQPVLWLGSSATIDDAARFGKQLFGVSSNHIRTVEPPESDFDDDHDDHEHYYFMLASQDGPGASSMSIQQHLLLGHSLLEDANGERGKMLAFIDSISQVNQKYTQLVDADHNRELWRYHLGGDDVEDWTEVAREMNHNFLDQHLSFLPVYSDRGFDSADVGNSDVLLSTSFLEVGIDVGEIKTITQYRTPWDLSSFKQRAGRAAREEGMDAHIAVMLSGLTGDANMFYRADRFLDSDIRTPLKTDNDVVEWIHGRFREYYEVASDVEQRNFRLEDPHEVFVEEYLDDRLGFDAYRRLLLSPSEFFDEELGVDVAPEPLLSEALVEEAYAALETYLDERQSEFEDIESFFGLDDGDVVRGEDAVDNYVHRVQDQVLKLVNSLFGQVSGYENELHALGASGYEADVAELESELERLRERASRIPDGDTQTKVQHFEGLLGDLFGLSGDLIKLQSQVNRASDEPIPSVRTDRLNEVQEAVTQLSALSDDDRIKDFYRTQKQVYYLQEVLDELEEYVSFGRPYLSLYAVRHLLRGGYYLDRFLQVDDRSLGEVWYVPPNYYGDSGRFFSVFQPDSTSSSDESIDKLVSTYAPYRSEYQSETNEMQAFLPHTEVTEDGVQFDFSRNVSGEVRDGILVPDSIELDSMTDLSGEAALNIVRYCPDCYQILSDLDNCLRHGKSKLGKIHSDAHVSTRIRDETQIDTTGTISLADITSEVALEGVTLNIRPAQSWGAEVSFGAGDPFEVDIDTPEETIGFQLDTRGLIFDMDSFLERVNSEEVREIAERYNDFEEFDYEYVAYHTAAHFFLQLVSDVSAVNTTMLFYGFDREQSEVYVFERTEGGQGIVDLVYDELESDPATVLEAVNRTAYNPQVINERLWADHAFVDRLPDSPEDEDAIEALVSDVLDIPYESVVDSVVQEVFSSVDKAYQFAADEGVELEEAYRVKRAIASEQVAGAEEFPTDAVAGLDVDISDADRAETVFFSPDIDGCVENLHLSECIATNEQSDSLSYVHLEALREEVVHTVPSDETSDEMFDRQLIPAGEFNDTSVFLDF
- a CDS encoding ATP-binding protein is translated as MSTEQEQQTDDSGLYCPHFQNVDEETLRRLFSKVAAVRSDDKELFDFTHRPIQVFRSPQGTQTEEEVVSEEQVYREFSDERVGNFTVVIEGEVGTGKSELCAYLAHRLEEDERPILHVDKDDDLMTLLSERIPEFYEGQFGEELPGASNFKQLREDLEQNGSVVANNATSGAILNLSARGYDIDVGDDDEEKIKEFVQDQLSLLVEKGEYAKEIKFVTEQAYRRNDFLQIVADSVDESEAVTAFNEELWREIRDRYQTASLDDVLERVGDRFTDTRPVIVFEDFAITAMEGQRLRNYMERDKSSDNWDFVVAGTRDSTQVLHTQTAEDRFEFYRTNRQNSNSVLFLDEDSAVDFIRPYLGYFKSFDGSVRYDRSGEGLEIELEPAPADSTCADCGFCDEPFRDLFPFNEPFLERVYRGLREDEQSPREYVMAVFDVLRDYYDGYVDAPSDAERLSTLTNSVDPATEIYEQADSVANLARWYGVPTEDGIEVDCRFVDVFGLQDTVAALDGVEESGGSVLVPTDNDVDVPPTNGGTTGGGTGNDIGTSGTTVERKSKAQRLIEEHRPNVQPWQQNPGDFPEISRYLRVGLRDAIERLTNDYQLFDGTTLRYNLSSQKDPFVFRSMARAPDEDQIVVDPEAFRISDLKKLLEFGVYREEDKSGADYAELLREMGTHLTGYARRWRTKVIEANLRSETRFFKKSADYEFEDFALAGYALVALLDSPFEGLSAETLSERFSDGTSYTMDSDLRAELQAELPPDEFEDLRAFVDNGQWFEDLVEGFYGANANTLDLAAVRDRIAENPPYEVLAGLGRGQIQRISPRVRFDTDSKIRDIADGAYDAQAALEEVESEYRADTVSVFTDELDAVSLTEIEDIVTTLRTYDSADAEMIESLSKFVALDQTDIDDAVAAAELASSLRHGSDQDRLHAVLVSMKLVASDVYQRYDDITIVGGGTVSGFATEFKRVGDHYVE